A region of the Dehalococcoidia bacterium genome:
GCTGGCTATTCGCCGTCGCGCTTGGTCTACAGGAGCAGAGCAGGCCGGCAGTTCTGCGCGCGTTCGCGCCGATAGTGCTGGGCCATGCCGTTTCGGTCGCTATCGTCGTCACGGTCGTATCAGCGAGCCGAACGATTATCCCCATCGAAATCCTGAAGTGGGTCGGAGCGGGCCTGCTGATCGCCTATGGCCTGTACAAGCTGTGGAAGAACTCCCACCCTCGCTGGGTCGGGATGCGGGTCGGGTTCAAGGACCTGACGTCGTGGTCGTTCCTGATGGCGTCGGCGCACGGCGCGGGCCTGATGCTCGTACCGGTGCTGTTCAACCTGCCCGGCTACGGGTCATCGGCCTCCCAGGCAATCGACGCGCGTGAACTCCCGCACTCCGAGTACATGCTGCTGGGTGCAGCGCCGTCAATCTCGACCGCAATCTCGCAGCTGACGGCCATCGGGGTGCATACTGTCGCCATGTTCGCGGTGATGGCGGTCGTCGCAATCGTGGTGTACGAGAAGGTCGGCCTGGCGTTGCTCAGAAAGTCGTGGTTCAACATGGACCGCATCTGGGCGGGGGCGCTTGTCGCAGCCGGGTTGGTGACGCTGGTTGTGGTGTGAGAGTCTGCTAGAGCAGTGGACTGAGCAGGTCTGATACGGCGAAAGACAGGTCCGGCAGGGCCAGCGGCGATATCACGTCGCCCGCCTCAAGCTCCATAACAACCCGATAGCCTAGCTCAGCCGGCTCCCGCATCACGAAGAGCCTTGGCTTGTCCACGTCGAGCACCCAGAGTTCCGGTATGCCGCGTATGGAGTAAACCACTGCCTTGTCGTTACGGTCGTAGGCCAGCGACGTGTCGGCTACTTCCACCACCAGTAGCGCGTCTAGTGGCGTCGGGTGACCGTCAACGTAAAAGTCGTCCCGCGGTGTCAGCAACTGAACATCGGGCTGTGGTTCAGTTATGTTGGCCAGGCGCAATGGGCCATGTATGCGAACGCAGGCGTGATCGCCAACGGCGTTGAGGAAGAGATGGGCGAGTTGATCGACAAGTGCCTGGTGCCGACTTCCATTGGGGAATAGCTCTACAACTTCGCCCTCGATCAACTCGACACGGTCGGTCTCAGTCAGAATCCCGACGCGAGCCATCTCGTAGTACTCATCGACGGTGAAGAGCTTTTTCTTTGCTGCGGTTACCATGCCGTCGCCCCTGAGTCCTCAGCCGAATGGCAGGAATCTTCTCCACCCAACGGTGTGTGACAGATTGTACCCCAAGAAGTCTTCGAGAGACTCGCGTCTCATCCCGATCTGTCCTGCGACGGTCGAAGTGTCGTCGAGTATCCAGTCGGGGATCTCATCCCTCGTCCTTCTGGATGCGAAAGAGTCGACCGATACAAGAACAAGTTCGCCGGAAATAGTCCAGCTTCCGATTTCGGGTCGGCGATCCCCGGTGTACTTGTCGGGATGTAGAAGTGTACCCAGCACCATCCTGGGACGCTCAAACGCACGAGTCTGGTATTCAGCAAGTGTCATAGGTGCGCACCAATCTGGAAGTGACGCTCCGCTCGGAAGACTTTCACTGAAGATCTCGCAAAGAACGGCTGAGGACAACTGTAGGACGTCAGTCTCTTCTGCCCCCGAGTTGGTCTCGCGCTTCAGTTCGTCCACTACACGGGCCAGGTAGTGCCGGTACAGCGAAGTCGTCAGCCTTTCACGTACTCCCGCAACTGAAAGCAGCAGTTTGCGGCGCGTAAGGGGATCGTCGCCCGGGAGAGATGTCCGCGTGTAAATCATCAGGCAACGCTTCACTATCTCCGACGGAAAATTGCGTGCCTCAGCATTCATCGACAGAGCGAAGCAGGGATATTCCTGAAACTGGATGTTCTCGTCCTTGATGATCTCCGGAGCATGACGGCTAAAGCGGTCTCGAGTAACGTCGTCGAAAACGACTGGAAATCTCCGATAGGCCTGCTGCAGTCCTCTCAAGTTGCTCCGGGTAAAGGACTGTGTATCGACTATTCGCGGGTACGAGAACATCGACCTCATCAGAGTCTCAATCAGGCTGGACTTCCCACAGTTGCTCTGCCCGTAGATCACAGCGAACATGGGTTGGTCGAAGCTGAACACATTCTGACGTAGGGCGGCGTTGCGCACGTCGCACATGAGTGGCGAAAAGAAGAACCAGCACATGAACGTGAAGTAGTCACGCTGGAGGCGGGGAACATCTCCTACAAATCCGTTGGCGTAGTTGCCGAAGAATTCCAGCCACGCCTCAACATCACTGCGCACTTCAGTGGAATCTATTTCCAGGCTCATGTCGTTCCCCGAGAGGTTGAACCTGCCTCCGTCGCGGGAGAGATATGTCTTCGGCCCCTCATCCTCTTGAGATGAGATGGCGATGCGGGTCATCTGTCTTACGATGTTGGGTACAAATCTGACGAAACCTCTGTCATTGGGCCGGACATCAGCCAGTGCCCTGCGACGTACGGGTTTGATGTGCTCCACCTGCTGCAGCACCTTCGGGATGCTATATTCGATCTCTTCGTCACGTTCGGCTGGAACGTAGACCGTCACACCATTAGGACTCGTTTCAGCCTCCTTTAGAACCGGCGTCTGATCAATCGGAATCAACTCGGCAGGCACGGGCTTGACTCGAAGCTCAACCCGGCTAGTCGCGATGTCTCGCACAGCCTTGTATTGGCTGGAGTAGTGGTCCCATGCAATCTCGTCGTTATCGAAGACGACCAGTGTTTCAGCCTGTCTGCCAGAAAACGCAGTTTCCGAAAGGTTGGCAGAACCCACGATGACACGCCTCAGGTCGTCCCGCTCAAGAAGATAAATCTTCGCGTGAGCAATTGCGTCCTTGACCACGTAAAAGCGTGCCGTGCCGTCAGCCGCGCGATTGTAGATGACCTCGCGCCGTTCGTCGGACATGCCCTTCACGGCGACGAAGCCGCGATTCAGTCTTTCGTCGATTACTGACTGGAACGACATGATATCGACAGCGTCCCTCGTCAACATTCCGTTGTGCCCGAAGATACACTCGAACTCCTCGTAGTCATGGTCGCGGAGTAGTCCGACAATCATCGGAATGCTAGGCGTGTAAGTAAGCGCACGCATAGTGGAGAATCCGGCGAACATTTCCATGTCGAAGGGGCGGACTCTCTCAGCGTGGGCGATTACTACGTCGAGTCCCCTGTCCCTCGTGTAGGAGTCAGGATCGTCGAATGCAAAGTGAGGTTGATTATTCAAAGCATCAGAATGAGATCTTGGTCAGTTGTACGCTTTCACATCTGGATTTTTTTTTCGCCGGAGAGGTAGGCTTCTGGCTCTTTCTGGAACGCGCGGTTGCAGCCTGGGCCGCAGAAGAAGTAGGTCTCGCCGTTGTAGTCGTAGCTGCCGCCGGAGGGCTTGCGTACGTCGACCTGCATGTCGCAGACGGGGTCGGTGGCGCGGTCGGAGCCGCTTCTGTTGAACAGGGGAATTCTCATCTGGGTGTCTCTCCTTTGAAGTTAGTCGAAGACGACTGATGCCGGTCAGGAACTCGGTCTGAATCTCTTTAGACGCAGCGAGTTGGATACGACAGTCACTGAGCTTAGAGCCATGGCGCCGGCAGCCATGATCGGGTTGAGGAAGCCGTGGTCTCCGAGTATCGGACGAAGCGCGTCGGGCACTCCCGCTCCGGCGAACAGAGGGTACAGCACTCCGGCTGCGATCGGGATGAGCGCTACGTTGTATGCGAACGCCCAGAACAAGTTCTGTCTGATTACCCGCATGGTGGCGCGGCTGAGTTCTATGGCAGCGGGCACGCCCAGCAGGTCGTCTCCCACGAGCGTTATGTCTGCGGCCTCTATTGCGACGTCAGTACCCGTGCCTATAGCTATGCCGATGTCGGCCTGAGCGAGCGCGGGGGCGTCGTTGATGCCGTCTCCGACCATCGCGACTGTCTTGCCCTCGGCCATTATCTCTTCGACTCTTTCAGCCTTCTCAGACGGCAGTACCTCGGCGATCACTCTCTCGATGCCGACTGCGGACGCGACGGCATTGGCAGTACGGACGTTGTCCCCGGTCAGCATTACCACTTCGATGTCCCTGTCACGCAGCGCAGCGACAGCGACGGCCGACTCGGGCTTCAGTGCATCCTCGATGCCGATGACTCCCTCTACGACGCCGTCCAGTCCTACGAACACCGGAGTGGCGCCGCGGGCGGCGAGGTCAGCAGCGACCTCATCCACGCTATCGGTCGAAATCCCCAGGTCAACCATCAGGACACGGTTGCCAATGGAGACTCTGACGCCGTCGACTGTACCTGTGACGCCCGCGCCTGGGATTGCAGAGAAGTCATCGGAGTCGTGAAGCGGGAGTCCGCGTTCCTGCGCGAGATCTAATATGGCCTGACCAAGAGTGTGCTCGGAGCGACTCTCCACTGACGCGGCTAGTGCCATCAGACGGTCATCACTGACATTGCCGGCATGGATAGCCGTAACGGCTGGTCGGCCCCTGGTGATGGTGCCGGTCTTGTCTAGCACTACGACATCGACGGCGTGAGCGCGTTCAAGCGACTCTGCGCTGCGTATCAGCACGCCGTTCTCTGCGCCCTTGCCCGTGCCGACCATGATGGCGGTCGGAGTGGCGAGTCCCATCGCACAGGGGCAGGCGATTATCAGCACAGCGACCGCCGTGAGGATGGCTGTGACGTAGCTGGGCTCTGGGCCAAACGCGAGCCAGACCAGGAACACTAGGGCCGCCACCCCGATGACAGCAGGTACGAAGTACGCCGAAATGAGGTCGGCCAGTCGTTGAATGGGCGCACGGGAACCCTGCGCCTCTTCGACGAGCCTGATGATGCTGGAAAGCATGGTGTCACGGCCAACACGGGTCGCCGTGAAGACCAGGCTGCCGCGCCCGTTCACGGTTGCGCCAAAAACGTCGTCTCCGGGCTGCTTGGATATGGGAGCGCTCTCTCCGGTCAGCATCGACTCGTCTACGGATGAGGTACCCGTGTCGACGACGCCATCCACCGGAATCCGCTCGCCCGGACGGACGATTATCTTCTCCCCGACAATAATGTCTTCAATGGGGATGTCAACATACTGGTCGTCGGAGTATTCACCCTCTCCCTCAAGGGAGAGAGGGGCCGTCGATCTGATGACCCTCGCGGTGCGGGGTTGAAGTCCCATCAGGGCCTGGATCGCGTTGGAGGCCCTGCGTTTCGCCCTGGCCTCCATGAACCTGCCCAGCAGTACGATGCCGATGATTGCAGTGGACGTGTCAAAGTAGGTATCTGTGGCGCGTCCCTCGAAGAACGACGAGTCCCAAAAGAACGTGACAACTGTGCTGTACGTGTAGGCGACCGACGTGCCCACTGCGATAAGCGTGTTCATGTTCGACGTGAGGTGCCGGGCCGCGCTCCAAGCCGAGGTGTAGAAGCTCCAGCCTGCCCAAATCTGGACCGGCGTCGCCAGGGCGAACAGGAGGAAGTCCATCCTGAATGGAAGAAGGTCATGCGCGTTCGGCAGTGCCATGAGCGCCATGACGACTGCGGCAACTGCCAGGCTGAATACGAACTTGATCCTCAGAGCCCTCAGGCGGCCTGGAGTGGAGTCTTCCTCGTACTCCCCGTCGCCAATCGCAGTGGCGGAGTAACCGGAGTCCTCGACGGCGTGGCGCAGGTCGGCTATTCCGGTCACGCCCTGGACGTACTCAACGGTGGCCCTCTCGGTTGCAAGGTTGACGGATGCAGACTCGACTCCCTGCACACTGGTCAGAGCGCTCTCGACGTGGGACACGCAGGCCGCGCACGTCATACCGTCGATGCCGAGGGTTACCTTGCGAGTAGCGACGCCGTATCCAGCGTCTTCGAGCGCGTCGCTCAGGACGTCCAGGCTGAGGGACCCGTTGCCAGATTGCATGGGCTCACGGAGCGACATCGTCGCCTTCTCCGTGGCGAGATTCACTGCCACGTCTTCCACTCCGTCGACCGAAATCAGTGCATCTGAAACATGGGAGACACACGCGGCGCAGGTCATCCCGGTGACCTGGAGAGAAATCTGAGAAGCAGGGGGTGCCGACAACGGATTACCACTCGGTAAAGGTAGCCTCTATTGTAGCACGGTGGATTAGAAGCCAACGTGAAAGGGGACCCCTTAAACAGGAGTCCCCCAATCACAGTCAAGCAAAACGACTCGCGGGCCGCATCTACATGGTGCGTACGACCCCGACGACCTTGCCTCGGACTGACACGTCCTTGGCGGGCACCATTATCGGGGCCATGGTGACGTTTTCGGGCTGGAGGCGGACCATGTCGCCTTCAATGTAGAACCGCTTGAGCGTGGTCTCTTCTTTCGAGTTGATCCATGCCGCGACCATCTCACCGTCACTGGCATCGACGGCAGGCTCCAGCAGTACGAGGTCTCCGTCCGCCACAAGGGCATCTATCATGGACGTGCCCTTGACCCTTAGCGCGAAGAGGTCCTGGCGGTCTTTGGTTAGGAACGGGGGCAGGTCTACCGTGTCGACGCTTTCGGACGCATACGATGGAGCGTCCGGGATCTGCAGAGGTTCACCAGCAGCGATGCTGCCCATGATTGGGACTCTCTGGATATCGCGCTTCGAGCCCTTCAGGCCCTCTCCAATCAGTTCGATGCCTCGCGATACCTCAGGCTCGCGCCTCAGATAGCCCATCGCCTGGAGCTTGTGGAGGTTGTAGTCGACTACTGAGGTCGAACTGACCTCACAGCCATTCTGGATGTCGCGCACCGTGGGCGGGTACTGGTGTTCGCCCATGAACGTCTGGATGTACTCAAGGATGCGCTGTTGTCGCTGTGAGAGCCGGTTCTTCATTTTTGACCTCGCGTACGAATGTTCTGACGGTTAGACTATCAGACCATATGTGCGATGTCAACGCATTGCGGCGCGAATTTAGAAAAGTCCAAGACTTTGTGAACTGCCGGTTACGACTGCTGGCCCACGTGTTGCGGAGTGGCGGTCTGTGTAGCGGCGGATCGTGCCGTCTTCGACGTTCCAGATGGCGGTGGCGTAGCGATCGATGAACGTGCGGTCGTGGACGGCCATCAGCACAGTCCCCGGGAAGGCATCGAGCGCCTCCTCGAACCGTTCTCGCGACGGTATGTCGAGGTGGTTCATCGGCTCGTCCAGAAGCAGGAAGTTCACTCCTTCCAACACCAGGGTGGCAAGCAGCAGGCGGGAGCGCTGACCGTAGCTCAGGCTACTGGCGGGCAGCAGAGGCTCGTCACCCTCGAATAAGTATAGGTGGAGCAGAGTTCGGGCCTCAGTTTCAGTTACGTCCGTCGCCTGCCGGATCATTTCTAGGGCGGACATGTTCCAATCCAGCCCTGCCTGGTCCTGTGGCATGTAGCCCGGCGTGATGTTTTCGCCGATCCGCACGGAGCCCAGTTTCGGAGCCCCGAGTCCGGCCACGAACTTGAGCAACGTGGACTTGCCGCAACCATTGGGGCCTAGAAGCGCGACACGTTCTCCGTGTTCCAGCAGGAGGTTGACGTCCCTGAACAGCCACCGTCCATC
Encoded here:
- a CDS encoding phospholipase D family protein — its product is MNNQPHFAFDDPDSYTRDRGLDVVIAHAERVRPFDMEMFAGFSTMRALTYTPSIPMIVGLLRDHDYEEFECIFGHNGMLTRDAVDIMSFQSVIDERLNRGFVAVKGMSDERREVIYNRAADGTARFYVVKDAIAHAKIYLLERDDLRRVIVGSANLSETAFSGRQAETLVVFDNDEIAWDHYSSQYKAVRDIATSRVELRVKPVPAELIPIDQTPVLKEAETSPNGVTVYVPAERDEEIEYSIPKVLQQVEHIKPVRRRALADVRPNDRGFVRFVPNIVRQMTRIAISSQEDEGPKTYLSRDGGRFNLSGNDMSLEIDSTEVRSDVEAWLEFFGNYANGFVGDVPRLQRDYFTFMCWFFFSPLMCDVRNAALRQNVFSFDQPMFAVIYGQSNCGKSSLIETLMRSMFSYPRIVDTQSFTRSNLRGLQQAYRRFPVVFDDVTRDRFSRHAPEIIKDENIQFQEYPCFALSMNAEARNFPSEIVKRCLMIYTRTSLPGDDPLTRRKLLLSVAGVRERLTTSLYRHYLARVVDELKRETNSGAEETDVLQLSSAVLCEIFSESLPSGASLPDWCAPMTLAEYQTRAFERPRMVLGTLLHPDKYTGDRRPEIGSWTISGELVLVSVDSFASRRTRDEIPDWILDDTSTVAGQIGMRRESLEDFLGYNLSHTVGWRRFLPFG
- the lexA gene encoding transcriptional repressor LexA, with the protein product MKNRLSQRQQRILEYIQTFMGEHQYPPTVRDIQNGCEVSSTSVVDYNLHKLQAMGYLRREPEVSRGIELIGEGLKGSKRDIQRVPIMGSIAAGEPLQIPDAPSYASESVDTVDLPPFLTKDRQDLFALRVKGTSMIDALVADGDLVLLEPAVDASDGEMVAAWINSKEETTLKRFYIEGDMVRLQPENVTMAPIMVPAKDVSVRGKVVGVVRTM
- a CDS encoding Uma2 family endonuclease, whose protein sequence is MVTAAKKKLFTVDEYYEMARVGILTETDRVELIEGEVVELFPNGSRHQALVDQLAHLFLNAVGDHACVRIHGPLRLANITEPQPDVQLLTPRDDFYVDGHPTPLDALLVVEVADTSLAYDRNDKAVVYSIRGIPELWVLDVDKPRLFVMREPAELGYRVVMELEAGDVISPLALPDLSFAVSDLLSPLL
- a CDS encoding copper-translocating P-type ATPase; protein product: MSAPPASQISLQVTGMTCAACVSHVSDALISVDGVEDVAVNLATEKATMSLREPMQSGNGSLSLDVLSDALEDAGYGVATRKVTLGIDGMTCAACVSHVESALTSVQGVESASVNLATERATVEYVQGVTGIADLRHAVEDSGYSATAIGDGEYEEDSTPGRLRALRIKFVFSLAVAAVVMALMALPNAHDLLPFRMDFLLFALATPVQIWAGWSFYTSAWSAARHLTSNMNTLIAVGTSVAYTYSTVVTFFWDSSFFEGRATDTYFDTSTAIIGIVLLGRFMEARAKRRASNAIQALMGLQPRTARVIRSTAPLSLEGEGEYSDDQYVDIPIEDIIVGEKIIVRPGERIPVDGVVDTGTSSVDESMLTGESAPISKQPGDDVFGATVNGRGSLVFTATRVGRDTMLSSIIRLVEEAQGSRAPIQRLADLISAYFVPAVIGVAALVFLVWLAFGPEPSYVTAILTAVAVLIIACPCAMGLATPTAIMVGTGKGAENGVLIRSAESLERAHAVDVVVLDKTGTITRGRPAVTAIHAGNVSDDRLMALAASVESRSEHTLGQAILDLAQERGLPLHDSDDFSAIPGAGVTGTVDGVRVSIGNRVLMVDLGISTDSVDEVAADLAARGATPVFVGLDGVVEGVIGIEDALKPESAVAVAALRDRDIEVVMLTGDNVRTANAVASAVGIERVIAEVLPSEKAERVEEIMAEGKTVAMVGDGINDAPALAQADIGIAIGTGTDVAIEAADITLVGDDLLGVPAAIELSRATMRVIRQNLFWAFAYNVALIPIAAGVLYPLFAGAGVPDALRPILGDHGFLNPIMAAGAMALSSVTVVSNSLRLKRFRPSS
- a CDS encoding YHS domain-containing protein, whose protein sequence is MRIPLFNRSGSDRATDPVCDMQVDVRKPSGGSYDYNGETYFFCGPGCNRAFQKEPEAYLSGEKKIQM